Within Hirundo rustica isolate bHirRus1 chromosome 12, bHirRus1.pri.v3, whole genome shotgun sequence, the genomic segment GTGCAATTCTAGAACCTACCACAGACTTAGATGTGGAGTGGGAGCCAAACCCTGTGCTAACACAAGTTCTGAGCAAGTCTGGGTTgtcaatgcatttgtgacaagACAAGTAAGTATAGCTTGGAACACTCCTATGTCTGAGAAAACAAACTCTCCCTCCTACCCATGAATTCATCTCAGTGTCATGAGTAATTGTGCagcgaggaggaggaaagaacaTTTACACTTATAAAATAAACCTCCAGAAgtcttttaaatagaaaaatcacCTGTGGGGAAAATGAATCTGAAGAAAATGTAGCTGGAAAAAAGCAACATAGAACTTTAAAAGGAAGGATATCTTATTAAAAACAGAcagttttcagctgtgaaatagaaaaagaacattttaaatgaaaaaaacccaactctttGAGGTGcttaattttgattttcttcttttaaacaaaGCATTAAAACTCTACTAAATGAGTCCAAAGTAAGATAAAATCAGTCTGAGCAGAGAGGCAAAGATAGCCAGACTTGAAGTCTTGGGCATTGCACTGTGAATATAATTTTGCACCTGCTGAGGAGCTTTGCATGGGGATATAATTGTAACAACACAGGACTTCACCCATGTTCTCTAAAGGTAAGCTCAAAAGTGTCAAGAAGCAGattttaatgagaatgaaaCCATGCAGTTTCCCATTTCATCAATACCCACTTTCATTTATAGGGCAATACAGTAATGTTTTGAACTCAGGTGTCTTACCTGCGAGACCTTAAGGAGTTACTACACATAGGAAATTCCAAGCAGTTGTGCACCCTGTATGAGCAGTACTGTGTGGAGCAGTATCTTAAGTAGACAGATGGGTTAAAGACAGGGAGTCTTATTTCCAGTTACAATAGCATAATGCTTTTGGAGGCACATACCAGCAACATAAACATGTTTTAATATTTAGTGCTATGCACCCCATATTCTATAACACTTTTCATGGAAGCctatgggggggaaaaaaaaaaaaaaaaaaaaaaagaattgtgaGCCAGAAACAGTATAGTGTCATTCAGAATAAGTATCCATAGTATACActtatttaaatataatctgTTACATTTTTGCCATTGTCTTTCTTCCCTAGCCTAATTAATTACCTATCTCTCTTCTTTTACTCCAAAACACTTGCTTAATAGAGGATAAACAAGCTTAGTTTTGTTaagcaaaaaacccctcctTTTCTTTATGCTGAGTTACATAAAATTCAATATAATCTCTTTAGAGAATGGGAAAATAACAATTTCTGGGAGCTGAGCATGGATATATGGAGGCCAGCAGATaactgtgaattttaaaatgcatttaaaatgcagttctctgagagcagtaaaaaaaaacccaaaaaaacaaaaccacatcatATCCCCTAAATTACCTCAGAGCTGTTTGCATAAGGGGTCCAGTGGCAGTACAGTATAAGTACAGAGATGTGAGCTGCGCAGAGAGCACACAGCAACGCTTCTGTTGGACATTCCGTGTGCCGGCAGCAGCTAAAGGGCAACTCTGAAGCTCAGACACACAAACAGCTTTAAAGGACTTGGCAGATGCATCAAGCAAAAATCTGAAACTACAAATCAGGTAATttatcaaataattttctttttagcagATTCTACCTTTCTGTCTGAAGATTCCTCTGAGTCAAACTGCCTACGTAATGTTCTTAGGGCTGTAACTCAAGAATTTCATCAGAACTGATAAAAACCTGCCAATAACAAAGGTAATTAACCCATTTTCTATTTGGAAAATTTGTAGGACTTCATAAAATTGTGcatttcttttacattctgaagATATAATTAAGCTAAATTATTGCTATAATAGTATTAAAGATGTATTCCATTCTACTAAATGAACTCTGCTTACTGTAAAATAAATCCCTAAGCCGGTTAGGAATTCAGTGCTAGCTacaacaaatagaaaaatactTGGTATCTGGGCAAGAGGTAACAGAGGATACAATTACAATTAtatctctgaaaaaaatataaggtACTTCCCTCACTTCTTTCCACACAAGAAatctccctgccccacacaTAGCTGTCTTCTTAGCCTGACCAATAACCATGCACATGGCTACTTTAAACTTATAGAAAAAGATAGCAAAACATTAGTGGATTATTTAGGTTTGGCTTTAACAAAAGGTAGAATGGAAGTGCTGCTAATCTCAGTACCATTTTAAAATGAACCCTTAGGAAAGGGAACTGCTTGGTGGAGATAGCAGATATAGATGCCTGTAGCTTGTACATACAGAGTTCAAGGGGGAAATTATGTTTGACTTTTGGCAGAAGGCAGAGTAAAATCACTGTTTTTCAGAATCCCCTCTGCCTCAGGAAGTTCATATCATATTTATTCTgccaaaaaaattaacaagtaCTTGGTTTTAATTATGAAGAATTTAGATGCTTTGGAggataaaaaaacaaactgagaGGAAATGAGGAAAGACCCTAAGAGACTTCAATCCCTGCAGCAGTGTCATATTTGTTTTTGAGTGCCTGGAAATATTGCTATTACTGCTAGGTTTGCTtgctccatcctcctcccctGTTGTTCTCTGTCCAATGGAAGTTGCAGGAGCCCCTGTCCCACAATGCCATCTATCCAGCTGCCACTGCTACTCCTCTGCTTGACCTCATGTGGTGTTTGCTTCAATGGGGGACATCTTCCAGAGGAGAGTGAGAACATGGGAAAAAGCCTCCTGAATGACACCCTTCAGGGATCTGAAAGCCTCATTCTTCAGTCAGCCCTCAAGAAAgctgaaaaggaagaagagattaATAAAGGTATATATCTCTCTGGGGACACCCATTTGGTGATAGGATAGCACTTGGCTGAGATCATTAGATCCAAGGTATGATTTCGAGGTTTTAATGTTCATACTTAACACTGGAActaaggggaagggaaggataAGAGGGTTGCTGCAATACACTGATAGATAATTCTTCATAAATGCTTTCTTCTCTAAGATCTGTTTGCTCAGGAAAGGCTGTACTATCACTAAGCAGCTGCTGCATAATGAAAAGGTAGAAGGCTGTCACAGAAAACTTGCTTGTCTGGCAGGTACTTCCCTAGGGAAGCTCTAAGAGGACCCATGAAGGACATTCTGCAGTTGTGGACCCTGTAAATTCGAGGTGGGGGTGCTGCCATTCACCTACTGCCTTAATCCACTGGTTCCTACTCCCCAACAGAGGCAGGCTTTTTCCATGGCTGGAAAtgctagatgctgctccagTGTCTGCACCTCCCACCTTGTAGATGCTCTGCTACCAGTAATCACAGCAGTAGAAGATCAGACTCAGGGATTGCAAGAAACAGCACAGAGGTGCCTGCCAGCAAACAGGAGCACAGAGCCCTTCCAGAGTGGAAGACAGCTGGCCCCAAGTGCCCACAGGAAAAGCCATCCTCCCTCTTCACATCAATGCTGAGAATTGGTTGTGTTGATCCAAGACCTGAAATACTAAAAAGAGCTTAAGAATGCATAAGAGATACTGATAGTGTTATGACTGGTAGCTGGAAACACTGAGTCGGCTTTCAAAGAGCAACAGATTATGATCCTGCTCCACAAATTCCTATTGCAATTTCCTTAGGGAGGATTATGGGGCCTAATTaatgttattcttttccttggtCAGAATCAAATACCCCTCTGCTACAATGGCTTTCCAAAAGACAACATCCTGGGAAAAAGTACCTAAGtaacctggagaagagacagcATCCTGGGAAAAGAGATGTTGAGGAAGAGACATCTTATGGAGACATCCAGAAGAGGCAGCATCCAGGAAAAAGAGAGATGGAAGATGACCTTGATGTCTATCTGGAGCTGAAAAGGCAACAGCCTCCCGGCAGAAAGTCACTGTTGGATCAGTCTGCTAACAGCCCTAGGGCACAGCCAACCTACATGAGTGAGTCATCCAAAAGAGAACATCCAGGCAGAAGATATCCGATGTACAAGCACCAGCATCCTAGCAAAAGAGGCTGGAATTATGAGGTAGACCTATACGGTGAGAAACGCCAGCATCCTGGAAAAAGGTACTGGAATTCTGACAGCTCAGATGACACAGGCCCCTGCAACTTTCAGGAGCCATTCACCTGTCACAAAGGCCGCTTGCTGCTTGATTTAGTAGAAGATGTTAGCAGAGACAGGGTAGAAGAAAAGCGTCAGCACCAAGGAAAGAGATCAGCATGGGAGACTGAAGCagaggaatgagaaaataattgtgTAGCACTTGAATTTGATGAAGTAAACTGCCAGATCACCAGAACATTCCCTTCACTCCTTTTCTGGCTTCCTGTTGCTGACCTCTGCATCTGCCTTTCAGTGTGTTAATGTTCCCATCCGAGTTAATGGCTTTGTCACACATTTCAAGCAAAGGAACTAAAGGACCCATCTGAATGGAACAGGGAAGTACTAAGAATCTTCAATTCCCCCACTTTAGGAAGAGTGCTTATTTTCTTAGGAGTCCAGACACCAGAATAATCAAACTACTTGTTCCTAAATTACTAAAACAGGTTCTTAAATTTCTGTTCTGACGATGCTGAAGTAGAATAATTATGTGGTTTCCTCTCACATCAGTGAAATCA encodes:
- the TRH gene encoding thyrotropin releasing hormone isoform X1, which gives rise to MPSIQLPLLLLCLTSCGVCFNGGHLPEESENMGKSLLNDTLQGSESLILQSALKKAEKEEEINKESNTPLLQWLSKRQHPGKKYLSNLEKRQHPGKRDVEEETSYGDIQKRQHPGKREMEDDLDVYLELKRQQPPGRKSLLDQSANSPRAQPTYMSESSKREHPGRRYPMYKHQHPSKRGWNYEVDLYGEKRQHPGKRYWNSDSSDDTGPCNFQEPFTCHKGRLLLDLVEDVSRDRVEEKRQHQGKRSAWETEAEE
- the TRH gene encoding thyrotropin releasing hormone isoform X2; the protein is MGKSLLNDTLQGSESLILQSALKKAEKEEEINKESNTPLLQWLSKRQHPGKKYLSNLEKRQHPGKRDVEEETSYGDIQKRQHPGKREMEDDLDVYLELKRQQPPGRKSLLDQSANSPRAQPTYMSESSKREHPGRRYPMYKHQHPSKRGWNYEVDLYGEKRQHPGKRYWNSDSSDDTGPCNFQEPFTCHKGRLLLDLVEDVSRDRVEEKRQHQGKRSAWETEAEE